A single genomic interval of Mangifera indica cultivar Alphonso chromosome 5, CATAS_Mindica_2.1, whole genome shotgun sequence harbors:
- the LOC123215697 gene encoding multiple RNA-binding domain-containing protein 1 isoform X2: MSRICVKNLPKYVAEDRLREVFSRNGEITDAKLMRTKDGKSRQFAFIGFRTEQEAEEAIKYFNKSYLDTCRITCEIAHKVGDPNIPRPWSRYSLKKEEKATEDGKKVVDDGERVVGAKGGAKKSLEQVTENEDPLFQEFLQVMQPRVKSKMWENDTLIASTVGHNVNAEVAKNKSLVNEEVKEKSVALHDESNKNNVMSDSRAIEKLQNVAHDEVISDMDYFKSRVKKDWSDSESDDNIDDKDDDDDDDNDNNSLEGEHDSLPKGAAQLDVEEEDINGETVDLENPSSSLNDEQEESWESGRLFVRNLPYMASEDELKELFGKFGNVSEVHIVVDKDTKRSKGIAYILFALPESASRAIVELDNSIFQGRLLHVMPARNKNSSNKQESGDSTNHGSKTLKQRREEERKASEASGNTKAWNSLFMRPDTVVENIARKYGVSKSDLLDREADDLAVRIALGETQVIAETKKALRNAGVNVSSLEEFAAGKSDGMKRSNHVFIVKNLPYDSSEGELAKMFGRFGSLDKIIIPPTKTLALVVFLEPAEATAAFKGLAYKRYKGVPLYLEWAPSDVLSQNSTSGNNGKNSAVGEHDAKRVILEQHLEGMSDADLDPDRVESRSLFVKNLNFKTSDENLRKHFNEHMKEGRILSVKVKKHVKNGKNVSMGFGFIEFDSMETATNISRDLQGTILDGHALILQLCHAKKDEPVMKKVEKDRSSTKILVRNVAFEATEKDLRQLFSPFGQIKSVRLPMKFGNHRGFGFVEFVTKQEAQTALQALSSTHLYGRHLVLERAKEGESLEELRARTAAQFTDEANGFQNTTKLSKKRKHMAILDEGSMRFDRITE; encoded by the exons at GTCTAGAATATGTGTGAAGAATTTACCAAAATACGTGGCGGAAGACCGCCTCAGAGAAGTTTTTTCTCGGAATGGAGAAATTACTGATGCCAAGCTAATGCGCACCAA GGATGGTAAGAGTAGGCAGTTTGCTTTTATTGGCTTTCGAACAGAGCAAGAAGCAGAGGAAGCGATAAAGTACTTCAACAAATCTTACCTTGATACTTGTAGAATTACTTGTGAG ATTGCTCACAAAGTTGGGGATCCCAATATTCCTCGTCCATGGAGTCGATATTCtctaaaaaaagaagagaaagcaaCTGAAGATGGGAAGAAAGTTGTTGACGATGGGGAGAGAGTTGTTGGTGCTAAAGGAGGAGCCAAAAAGAGCCTTGAACAGGTCACTGAGAATGAGGACCCTCTATTTCAGGAATTTCTTCAGGTCATGCAGCCAAGGGTCAAGTCAAAAATGTGGGAAAATGACACCTTAATTGCTTCTACTGTTGGCCACAATGTTAATGCCGAAGTTGCTAAGAACAAATCTCTAGTGAACGAGGAAGTCAAGGAGAAATCAGTTGCATTACATGATGAgtcaaataaaaacaatgtgATGTCTGATAGTCGGGCAATTGAGAAATTACAAAATGTTGCCCATGATGAAGTCATTTCAGATATGGATTATTTTAAGAGTAGAGTGAAGAAAGATTGGTCAGATTCTGAAAGTGATGACAATATTGATGACaaagatgatgatgacgacGATGACAATGACAATAATTCTCTCGAAGGTGAGCATGATTCTCTTCCAAAGGGTGCAGCCCAATTagatgttgaagaagaagatatcAATGGCGAAACTGTTGACCTTGAGAACCCATCATCAAGTTTAAATGATGAGCAAGAAGAAAGTTGGGAAAGTGGTCGTCTCTTTGTCCGTAATCTACCATATATGGCCAG TGAAGATGAGCTGAAGGAGCTCTTTGGCAAATTTGGCAATGTTTCAGAGGTTCATATTGTTGTGGATAAAGATACAAAACGATCAAAAGGGATAGCTTACATTCTTTTTGCACTTCCAGAATCTGCATCAAG GGCCATTGTTGAATTAGATAATTCAATTTTCCAAGGTAGATTATTGCATGTAATGCCAGcaagaaacaaaaattcatcaaacaaGCAAGA GTCTGGTGATTCAACCAATCATGGTTCAAAAACTTTGAAGCAACGAAGGGAGGAAGAAAGGAAGGCATCTGAAGCTAGTGGAAATACAAAAGCATGGAATAGTTTGTTTATGCGCCCTGATACA GTTGTAGAAAACATTGCTAGGAAATACGGTGTAAGTAAGAGTGACTTACTTGACCGAGAAGCTGATGATCTTGCTGTACGTATTGCTTTGGGAGAAACTCAAGTTATTGCAGAGACTAAAAAAGCTCTTAGAAATGCTGGGGTAAATGTTTCATCTCTGGAAGAATTTGCTGCTGGGAAATCTGACGGCATGAAAAGGAGCAACCATGTTTTCATAGTGAAGAACTTGCCTTATGATTCTTCTGAAGGTGAACTAGCTAAGATGTTTGGGAGGTTTGGGAGTTTGGACAAGATTATTATTCCTCCAACTAAAACATTGGCGTTG GTTGTTTTCCTTGAACCAGCTGAAGCTACTGCAGCTTTTAAAGGTTTGGCATACAAGCGTTACAA GGGTGTTCCATTGTATTTGGAGTGGGCTCCTAGTGATGTTCTTTCTCAAAATTCCACTTCTGGCAATAATGGGAAGAATTCAGCTGTTGGTGAACATGATGCTAAGAGGGTGATTCTAGAGCAACACCTAGAAGGGATGTCAGATGCAGATCTTGATCCTGATAGAGTTGAG TCACGATCTCTATTTGTCAAGAATCTCAATTTTAAGACTTCtgatgaaaatttgagaaagcaTTTTAATGAACACATGAAGGAGGGAAGAATTCTAAGTGTTAAG GTAAAGAAGCATGTGAAAAATGGAAAGAATGTTTCTATGGGTTTTGGTTTTATAGAGTTTGATTCTATGGAGACAGCAACAAATATTTCCAGAGACTTACAG GGAACAATTTTGGATGGGCATGCTCTTATCTTGCAACTTTGTCATGCCAAGAAGGATGAGCCAGTGATGAAAAAAGTAGAGAAGGATAGGAGTTCTACAAAAATACTTGTCAGAAATGTTGCCTTTGAGGCAACAGAGAAAGATCTGAGACAGCTGTTTAGCCCATTTGGCcag ATTAAGAGCGTAAGACTGCCAATGAAGTTTGGAAATCATAGAGGTTTTGGATTTGTGGAGTTTGTTACAAAGCAAGAGGCACAAACTGCACTCCAAGCACTTTCAAGCACCCATCTTTATGG
- the LOC123215697 gene encoding multiple RNA-binding domain-containing protein 1 isoform X1 gives MYRSRICVKNLPKYVAEDRLREVFSRNGEITDAKLMRTKDGKSRQFAFIGFRTEQEAEEAIKYFNKSYLDTCRITCEIAHKVGDPNIPRPWSRYSLKKEEKATEDGKKVVDDGERVVGAKGGAKKSLEQVTENEDPLFQEFLQVMQPRVKSKMWENDTLIASTVGHNVNAEVAKNKSLVNEEVKEKSVALHDESNKNNVMSDSRAIEKLQNVAHDEVISDMDYFKSRVKKDWSDSESDDNIDDKDDDDDDDNDNNSLEGEHDSLPKGAAQLDVEEEDINGETVDLENPSSSLNDEQEESWESGRLFVRNLPYMASEDELKELFGKFGNVSEVHIVVDKDTKRSKGIAYILFALPESASRAIVELDNSIFQGRLLHVMPARNKNSSNKQESGDSTNHGSKTLKQRREEERKASEASGNTKAWNSLFMRPDTVVENIARKYGVSKSDLLDREADDLAVRIALGETQVIAETKKALRNAGVNVSSLEEFAAGKSDGMKRSNHVFIVKNLPYDSSEGELAKMFGRFGSLDKIIIPPTKTLALVVFLEPAEATAAFKGLAYKRYKGVPLYLEWAPSDVLSQNSTSGNNGKNSAVGEHDAKRVILEQHLEGMSDADLDPDRVESRSLFVKNLNFKTSDENLRKHFNEHMKEGRILSVKVKKHVKNGKNVSMGFGFIEFDSMETATNISRDLQGTILDGHALILQLCHAKKDEPVMKKVEKDRSSTKILVRNVAFEATEKDLRQLFSPFGQIKSVRLPMKFGNHRGFGFVEFVTKQEAQTALQALSSTHLYGRHLVLERAKEGESLEELRARTAAQFTDEANGFQNTTKLSKKRKHMAILDEGSMRFDRITE, from the exons ATGTATAGGTCTAGAATATGTGTGAAGAATTTACCAAAATACGTGGCGGAAGACCGCCTCAGAGAAGTTTTTTCTCGGAATGGAGAAATTACTGATGCCAAGCTAATGCGCACCAA GGATGGTAAGAGTAGGCAGTTTGCTTTTATTGGCTTTCGAACAGAGCAAGAAGCAGAGGAAGCGATAAAGTACTTCAACAAATCTTACCTTGATACTTGTAGAATTACTTGTGAG ATTGCTCACAAAGTTGGGGATCCCAATATTCCTCGTCCATGGAGTCGATATTCtctaaaaaaagaagagaaagcaaCTGAAGATGGGAAGAAAGTTGTTGACGATGGGGAGAGAGTTGTTGGTGCTAAAGGAGGAGCCAAAAAGAGCCTTGAACAGGTCACTGAGAATGAGGACCCTCTATTTCAGGAATTTCTTCAGGTCATGCAGCCAAGGGTCAAGTCAAAAATGTGGGAAAATGACACCTTAATTGCTTCTACTGTTGGCCACAATGTTAATGCCGAAGTTGCTAAGAACAAATCTCTAGTGAACGAGGAAGTCAAGGAGAAATCAGTTGCATTACATGATGAgtcaaataaaaacaatgtgATGTCTGATAGTCGGGCAATTGAGAAATTACAAAATGTTGCCCATGATGAAGTCATTTCAGATATGGATTATTTTAAGAGTAGAGTGAAGAAAGATTGGTCAGATTCTGAAAGTGATGACAATATTGATGACaaagatgatgatgacgacGATGACAATGACAATAATTCTCTCGAAGGTGAGCATGATTCTCTTCCAAAGGGTGCAGCCCAATTagatgttgaagaagaagatatcAATGGCGAAACTGTTGACCTTGAGAACCCATCATCAAGTTTAAATGATGAGCAAGAAGAAAGTTGGGAAAGTGGTCGTCTCTTTGTCCGTAATCTACCATATATGGCCAG TGAAGATGAGCTGAAGGAGCTCTTTGGCAAATTTGGCAATGTTTCAGAGGTTCATATTGTTGTGGATAAAGATACAAAACGATCAAAAGGGATAGCTTACATTCTTTTTGCACTTCCAGAATCTGCATCAAG GGCCATTGTTGAATTAGATAATTCAATTTTCCAAGGTAGATTATTGCATGTAATGCCAGcaagaaacaaaaattcatcaaacaaGCAAGA GTCTGGTGATTCAACCAATCATGGTTCAAAAACTTTGAAGCAACGAAGGGAGGAAGAAAGGAAGGCATCTGAAGCTAGTGGAAATACAAAAGCATGGAATAGTTTGTTTATGCGCCCTGATACA GTTGTAGAAAACATTGCTAGGAAATACGGTGTAAGTAAGAGTGACTTACTTGACCGAGAAGCTGATGATCTTGCTGTACGTATTGCTTTGGGAGAAACTCAAGTTATTGCAGAGACTAAAAAAGCTCTTAGAAATGCTGGGGTAAATGTTTCATCTCTGGAAGAATTTGCTGCTGGGAAATCTGACGGCATGAAAAGGAGCAACCATGTTTTCATAGTGAAGAACTTGCCTTATGATTCTTCTGAAGGTGAACTAGCTAAGATGTTTGGGAGGTTTGGGAGTTTGGACAAGATTATTATTCCTCCAACTAAAACATTGGCGTTG GTTGTTTTCCTTGAACCAGCTGAAGCTACTGCAGCTTTTAAAGGTTTGGCATACAAGCGTTACAA GGGTGTTCCATTGTATTTGGAGTGGGCTCCTAGTGATGTTCTTTCTCAAAATTCCACTTCTGGCAATAATGGGAAGAATTCAGCTGTTGGTGAACATGATGCTAAGAGGGTGATTCTAGAGCAACACCTAGAAGGGATGTCAGATGCAGATCTTGATCCTGATAGAGTTGAG TCACGATCTCTATTTGTCAAGAATCTCAATTTTAAGACTTCtgatgaaaatttgagaaagcaTTTTAATGAACACATGAAGGAGGGAAGAATTCTAAGTGTTAAG GTAAAGAAGCATGTGAAAAATGGAAAGAATGTTTCTATGGGTTTTGGTTTTATAGAGTTTGATTCTATGGAGACAGCAACAAATATTTCCAGAGACTTACAG GGAACAATTTTGGATGGGCATGCTCTTATCTTGCAACTTTGTCATGCCAAGAAGGATGAGCCAGTGATGAAAAAAGTAGAGAAGGATAGGAGTTCTACAAAAATACTTGTCAGAAATGTTGCCTTTGAGGCAACAGAGAAAGATCTGAGACAGCTGTTTAGCCCATTTGGCcag ATTAAGAGCGTAAGACTGCCAATGAAGTTTGGAAATCATAGAGGTTTTGGATTTGTGGAGTTTGTTACAAAGCAAGAGGCACAAACTGCACTCCAAGCACTTTCAAGCACCCATCTTTATGG